The following are encoded in a window of Streptomyces griseiscabiei genomic DNA:
- a CDS encoding phosphotransferase family protein, with protein MDDEERARLVLAAAGLPPESLAERLPLDGGTYNTVEELRLTDGTRLILKIPPPPTAPGLTHERELLGGEAEFCRGAGTVGVPAPRVAGVALDESAPAGRHILLTHCPGGGWEGLEPGQEARLRRELGGLVARLHRVTGPGFGYPSGVFGPLTADWRTAFAALYDGVLDDARRFRAWLPLPVDEVARTARLAYDALDEVTVPKLVHFDLWQGNILVERGESPRVGGLIDGERMFWGDPVADFVSLALLGDIGQDADFLTGYQEAGGEIGFTPSVRRRYALYRSYLYLIMLIEVVPRAMDDGHVGWRREEVAPRLTAALEELRDLS; from the coding sequence GTGGACGACGAGGAGCGGGCGCGGCTCGTCCTGGCGGCGGCGGGTCTGCCGCCCGAAAGCCTCGCCGAGCGGCTGCCGCTCGACGGCGGCACGTACAACACCGTCGAGGAACTGCGCCTCACCGACGGCACCCGGCTGATCCTCAAGATCCCCCCGCCGCCCACCGCGCCGGGCCTGACCCATGAGCGCGAACTCCTCGGCGGCGAGGCCGAGTTCTGCCGGGGCGCCGGGACCGTCGGCGTTCCCGCGCCACGGGTGGCCGGAGTCGCCCTCGACGAGAGCGCACCCGCCGGCCGGCACATCCTGCTCACCCACTGCCCGGGTGGGGGTTGGGAGGGGCTGGAGCCCGGCCAGGAGGCGCGGCTGCGCAGGGAGTTGGGCGGTCTGGTGGCCCGGCTCCACCGGGTGACCGGCCCCGGCTTCGGTTATCCGTCGGGTGTGTTCGGTCCGCTCACCGCCGACTGGCGTACGGCCTTCGCCGCCCTCTACGACGGCGTCCTCGACGACGCCCGCCGCTTCCGGGCCTGGCTGCCCCTCCCCGTGGACGAGGTGGCCCGCACCGCCCGGCTCGCGTACGACGCCCTCGACGAGGTGACCGTGCCGAAGCTGGTCCACTTCGACCTGTGGCAGGGCAACATCCTCGTCGAGCGCGGGGAGTCGCCGCGTGTCGGGGGTCTGATCGACGGCGAGCGCATGTTCTGGGGCGACCCGGTCGCCGACTTCGTCTCCCTGGCGCTGCTCGGCGACATCGGACAGGACGCCGATTTCCTGACGGGCTATCAAGAGGCGGGCGGGGAGATCGGGTTCACGCCCTCGGTCCGCCGTCGCTACGCCCTCTACCGCAGCTACCTCTACCTGATCATGCTGATCGAGGTGGTGCCCCGGGCGATGGACGACGGGCACGTCGGGTGGCGGCGGGAGGAGGTCGCACCGCGGCTGACGGCGGCCCTGGAGGAGCTGCGGGACCTCTCCTGA
- a CDS encoding SDR family oxidoreductase, whose product MNGESGTEIVVTGATGNVGTSLVRLLAEDADVGRIRGLARRVPSWAPAKTDWSAMDVGSEKTDLAEVFEGADAVVHLAWAFQPTHDPATTWRTNVLGSIRVFEAVAAAKVPTLVHASSVGAYSPGPKGRAVDESWPTHGWPDAAYCREKAYLERALDSFEHTHPGVRVVRMRPAFLFKRESASEQRRIFGGRFLPGQLARPELLPFLPDIPGLKVQTLHTDDAARAYRLALRSEVRGAFNLAAESPVDAELLGEVLGSRPVRLPRAAARSAVAAAWNLRLLPASPHLFDAVLRLPLMDSSRARDELRWRPERTAVEVLEEFLEGLRQGAGAETEPLRGRKAG is encoded by the coding sequence GTGAACGGAGAATCCGGCACGGAGATCGTGGTCACCGGCGCCACCGGCAATGTGGGGACCAGCCTCGTACGGCTGCTCGCCGAGGACGCGGACGTGGGCCGGATCCGGGGGCTGGCCCGTCGCGTCCCGTCGTGGGCACCCGCGAAGACGGACTGGTCGGCCATGGACGTGGGGTCCGAGAAGACCGATCTGGCGGAGGTGTTCGAGGGCGCGGACGCGGTCGTCCATCTCGCGTGGGCGTTCCAGCCGACGCACGATCCGGCCACGACCTGGCGGACCAATGTGCTGGGCAGCATCCGGGTCTTCGAGGCGGTGGCGGCGGCCAAGGTCCCGACCCTGGTGCACGCCTCGTCGGTCGGCGCCTACTCGCCGGGCCCCAAGGGCCGCGCGGTCGACGAGTCGTGGCCCACGCACGGCTGGCCGGACGCCGCGTACTGCCGGGAGAAGGCCTATCTGGAACGCGCCCTGGACTCCTTCGAGCACACGCATCCCGGGGTGCGGGTGGTGCGGATGCGGCCCGCGTTCCTGTTCAAGCGGGAGTCGGCGAGCGAGCAGCGCCGGATCTTCGGCGGGCGTTTCCTGCCGGGGCAGCTGGCCCGGCCCGAGCTGCTGCCGTTCCTGCCCGACATCCCCGGCCTCAAGGTGCAGACCCTGCACACCGACGACGCCGCCCGGGCGTACCGGCTGGCGCTGCGCTCCGAGGTCCGCGGCGCCTTCAACCTCGCGGCCGAGTCCCCCGTGGACGCCGAGCTGCTCGGCGAGGTGCTGGGGTCCCGTCCGGTGCGGCTGCCCCGGGCCGCGGCCCGCTCGGCGGTCGCCGCCGCCTGGAACCTGCGGCTGCTGCCCGCCTCGCCGCACCTCTTCGACGCCGTACTGCGGCTGCCGCTGATGGACTCCTCCAGGGCCCGCGACGAACTGCGCTGGCGGCCCGAGCGGACGGCCGTGGAGGTGCTGGAGGAGTTCCTGGAGGGGCTGCGTCAGGGAGCCGGGGCGGAGACGGAACCGCTGCGGGGGCGGAAGGCCGGCTGA
- a CDS encoding M15 family metallopeptidase: MTEIILMSDPKVAAVPVHDRDEPLVDVRRSGSLLVDERKADATGAYAHLRAGVLDRLAEAQSLLPDGLRLLFVEGYRPPSLQRRYFERYAQEQRALHPDWSADRIRTAASRYVSPPEIAPHSAGAAVDLTLVDAEGRELDFGTRVNASPEESDGACYTGADGISAGARAHRETLGAALTAAGLVNYPTEWWHWSYGDRYWALATGAPAALYGPRELGA, encoded by the coding sequence ATGACCGAGATCATCCTGATGTCCGACCCGAAGGTGGCGGCGGTACCCGTCCACGACCGCGACGAGCCGCTCGTCGACGTACGCCGGTCAGGCTCCCTGCTGGTCGACGAGCGCAAGGCCGACGCCACGGGCGCCTACGCCCATCTGCGCGCGGGCGTGCTGGACCGGCTGGCCGAGGCCCAGTCGCTGCTGCCGGACGGGCTGCGGCTGCTGTTCGTCGAGGGCTACCGCCCACCGTCGCTGCAGCGCCGGTACTTCGAGCGGTACGCGCAGGAGCAGCGCGCCCTGCACCCCGACTGGTCCGCCGACCGTATCCGGACAGCGGCCAGCCGCTATGTCTCCCCGCCCGAGATAGCCCCGCACTCCGCGGGCGCCGCCGTGGACCTGACCCTGGTGGACGCCGAGGGCCGCGAACTCGACTTCGGCACGCGGGTCAACGCCAGCCCCGAGGAGAGCGACGGCGCCTGCTACACGGGGGCGGACGGCATCTCCGCCGGGGCCCGCGCCCACCGGGAGACGCTCGGCGCCGCCCTCACCGCGGCCGGCCTGGTCAACTACCCCACCGAGTGGTGGCACTGGTCGTACGGCGACCGCTACTGGGCCCTGGCGACGGGCGCGCCGGCGGCGCTGTACGGTCCGCGCGAACTCGGCGCCTGA
- a CDS encoding PHP domain-containing protein gives MDPVEALDRIAFLLERDGAPTYRVRAFRTASAVLGALPADEVAERAAAGSLESLKGVGPKTAQVAREALAGEVPGYLRKLEQTAEAAPLTDGDAGAALRELIRGDCHVHSDWSDGGSPIEEMGRTAARLGHEWTVLTDHSPRLTVARGLSPERLREQLDVVAALNETWAPFRLLTGIECDILDDGSLDQEPELLDRLDVVVVSVHSKLRMDARAMTRRMVAAVRDPHSDVLGHCTGRLVTGRGRPESEFDAEAVFSACAETGTAVEINSRPERLDPPRRLLRDAVEAGVLFSVDTDAHAPGQLTWQAHGCARAEECGVPAERVVTTWEVEEVLGWARDREIPERAS, from the coding sequence ATGGATCCCGTGGAGGCCCTGGACCGGATCGCGTTCCTGCTGGAGCGGGACGGGGCCCCCACCTATCGCGTACGGGCCTTCCGTACGGCCTCGGCCGTACTCGGGGCGCTACCGGCGGACGAGGTGGCCGAGCGGGCGGCGGCGGGCTCCCTGGAGTCCCTGAAGGGCGTCGGGCCGAAGACCGCGCAGGTGGCGCGGGAGGCACTGGCCGGGGAGGTGCCCGGCTATCTGCGGAAGCTGGAGCAGACCGCCGAGGCCGCCCCGCTGACGGACGGGGACGCGGGCGCGGCGCTGAGGGAGCTGATCCGGGGCGACTGCCATGTGCACTCGGACTGGTCGGACGGCGGCAGCCCGATCGAGGAGATGGGCCGGACCGCCGCACGCCTCGGCCACGAGTGGACGGTGCTCACCGACCACTCGCCCCGGCTGACCGTCGCCCGGGGCCTGTCCCCCGAGCGGCTGCGGGAGCAGCTCGACGTGGTGGCCGCGCTCAACGAGACATGGGCGCCGTTCCGGCTGCTCACCGGCATCGAGTGCGACATCCTCGACGACGGTTCGCTGGACCAGGAGCCGGAGCTGCTGGACCGGCTGGACGTCGTGGTGGTGTCCGTGCACTCCAAGCTGCGGATGGACGCGCGCGCGATGACCCGGCGGATGGTCGCCGCGGTGCGCGACCCGCACTCCGATGTGCTGGGGCACTGCACGGGGCGGCTGGTGACCGGGCGGGGGCGGCCGGAGTCGGAGTTCGACGCGGAGGCGGTGTTCTCGGCCTGTGCGGAGACGGGCACGGCCGTGGAGATCAACTCCCGGCCGGAGCGGCTGGATCCGCCCCGGCGGCTGCTGCGGGACGCGGTGGAGGCGGGGGTGCTGTTCTCGGTCGACACGGACGCCCATGCCCCGGGGCAGCTGACATGGCAGGCGCATGGGTGTGCCCGGGCCGAGGAGTGCGGGGTGCCGGCGGAGCGGGTGGTGACGACATGGGAGGTGGAGGAGGTGCTGGGGTGGGCGCGTGACCGGGAGATCCCGGAGCGGGCGTCGTGA
- a CDS encoding VanZ family protein — protein MAGTTSRSRTTASGRRPPAAPGDRRPLPLPVRLLAMALAFLAMVAFGVVLAGLTLQPSPASEALTHSNLQPGSSLELYWHHPDPRDALKQVGGNILLGVPFGLLLPVLAPGARGLLRVPALTALMMLLVELVQGALVTGRAFDIDDVILNTTGALLGYLLLGRRLGRAVHARPPREPKAAPAGRRASGRKAPAQRKAPARPKAPAKPKAPRGAWIQRLRVGRRKGASAASK, from the coding sequence ATGGCCGGCACCACGTCACGTTCCCGTACCACCGCCTCCGGCCGCCGCCCCCCGGCGGCCCCGGGCGATCGACGGCCACTCCCGCTGCCCGTGCGGCTGCTGGCGATGGCCCTGGCCTTCCTGGCCATGGTGGCGTTCGGCGTCGTCCTGGCCGGGCTCACCCTCCAGCCGTCCCCGGCCTCGGAGGCGCTCACCCACAGCAATCTGCAGCCCGGCAGTTCCCTGGAGCTGTACTGGCACCACCCCGACCCGCGCGACGCGCTCAAGCAGGTCGGCGGGAACATCCTGCTGGGGGTGCCGTTCGGCCTGCTGCTCCCGGTACTGGCTCCCGGCGCCCGCGGTCTGCTGCGGGTGCCCGCGCTGACCGCGCTGATGATGCTGCTGGTGGAGCTGGTGCAGGGCGCACTCGTCACCGGACGCGCCTTCGACATCGACGACGTCATCCTCAACACGACGGGTGCGCTGCTCGGCTATCTGCTGCTGGGCCGGCGCCTCGGCCGGGCGGTCCACGCACGGCCCCCGCGCGAGCCGAAGGCGGCACCGGCCGGCCGCAGGGCATCCGGCCGCAAGGCACCCGCCCAGCGCAAGGCGCCCGCCCGGCCGAAGGCACCGGCCAAGCCGAAAGCGCCGCGCGGCGCCTGGATCCAGCGCCTGCGTGTGGGCCGCCGCAAGGGAGCTAGCGCGGCATCCAAGTGA
- a CDS encoding DUF4230 domain-containing protein, which yields MTTSIKHTRVPGWAKLLAAVVILIVVLLAALRMLVFGGLDDVFGTEEHDRSGPTLLKSIQDMSRYDAASGNFQVVVDLEKDAKYLPDALRGTRTLYVGAGTVDAYVDLGKVGENDVKVDEDRTSATINLPRAQLGKPALDTEHSYAVSKQRGLLDRLGDLFSDNPNGEQAVQRLAVKHIGDAAKDSKLTDRAEANTTDMLEGLLKSLGFEEVKVTYGS from the coding sequence ATGACGACGTCCATCAAGCACACGCGGGTGCCCGGCTGGGCCAAGCTGCTCGCCGCCGTGGTCATCCTCATCGTGGTGCTGCTGGCCGCACTGCGGATGCTGGTCTTCGGAGGGCTGGACGACGTGTTCGGCACCGAGGAGCACGACCGCTCGGGGCCGACGCTGCTGAAGTCCATCCAGGACATGAGCCGTTACGACGCCGCCTCGGGCAACTTCCAGGTGGTCGTCGACCTGGAGAAGGACGCCAAGTACCTGCCGGACGCGCTCCGCGGCACCCGCACCCTGTACGTGGGCGCGGGCACCGTCGACGCCTATGTCGACCTGGGCAAGGTCGGCGAGAACGACGTGAAGGTCGACGAGGACCGCACCTCGGCCACCATCAACCTCCCACGCGCCCAGCTCGGCAAGCCCGCCCTGGACACCGAGCACTCCTACGCCGTCTCCAAGCAGCGCGGGCTGCTCGACCGGCTCGGCGATCTCTTCTCCGACAACCCGAACGGCGAGCAGGCCGTGCAGCGTCTCGCCGTCAAGCACATCGGCGACGCCGCGAAGGACAGCAAGCTCACCGACCGTGCCGAGGCCAACACCACCGACATGCTCGAAGGACTCCTGAAGTCCCTCGGCTTCGAGGAGGTGAAGGTGACGTACGGGTCCTGA
- a CDS encoding ribose-phosphate diphosphokinase, with protein sequence MRDIAVFTGSAHPELAEEVCAHLGVPLSPSRVSRFANDCLEVQLQANCREKDVFLVQPLVAPVQEHLVELLLMCDAARGASAGRTTVVMPHYSYARSDKKDAPRISIGGRLVADLMVAAGAGRVLAMTLHSPQVHGFFSVPVDHLHALRELAAHFRRHDLSRTTVVSPDLGNAKEAAAFARMIGAQVAAGAKQRFADDRVSINSVIGEVAGRDVIVLDDEIAKGSTVLELLERLRELGPRSIRVACTHGLFAAGALKRLSAQPDVLEIVCTNTVPVPVEERTEKLRILSIAPALAEAVRRIHNGESVSALFDAPARE encoded by the coding sequence GTGCGTGACATCGCCGTTTTCACCGGCAGCGCCCACCCCGAACTGGCGGAGGAGGTCTGTGCTCATCTCGGGGTGCCGCTGAGCCCGTCCCGGGTGAGCCGCTTCGCCAACGACTGTCTGGAGGTGCAGCTCCAGGCCAACTGCCGGGAGAAGGACGTGTTCCTGGTCCAGCCGCTGGTCGCGCCGGTGCAGGAGCACCTCGTCGAGCTGCTGCTGATGTGCGACGCGGCGCGCGGCGCCTCGGCGGGCCGGACCACGGTGGTCATGCCGCACTACTCGTACGCCCGCTCCGACAAGAAGGACGCGCCGCGCATCTCCATCGGCGGCCGGCTCGTCGCCGATCTGATGGTGGCGGCGGGCGCCGGCCGGGTGCTCGCGATGACCCTGCACTCGCCGCAGGTGCACGGCTTCTTCTCGGTGCCGGTCGACCATCTGCACGCGCTGCGCGAGCTGGCCGCGCACTTCCGGCGCCACGACCTCTCCCGCACGACGGTGGTCTCACCGGACCTGGGCAACGCCAAGGAGGCGGCGGCGTTCGCGCGGATGATCGGGGCGCAGGTCGCGGCGGGTGCCAAGCAGCGGTTCGCGGACGACCGGGTGAGCATCAACTCGGTGATCGGCGAGGTCGCCGGGCGGGATGTGATCGTCCTCGACGACGAGATCGCCAAGGGCAGCACGGTGCTGGAACTGCTGGAGCGGCTGCGGGAGCTGGGGCCGCGTTCCATCCGGGTGGCGTGCACTCACGGGTTGTTCGCGGCGGGGGCCCTGAAGCGGCTGAGCGCGCAGCCCGACGTCCTGGAGATCGTCTGTACCAACACGGTGCCCGTCCCCGTGGAGGAACGGACGGAGAAGCTGAGGATCCTCTCCATCGCCCCCGCGCTCGCGGAGGCCGTACGCCGCATTCACAACGGCGAGTCCGTCAGCGCCCTGTTCGACGCGCCGGCCCGCGAGTAG
- a CDS encoding anti-sigma factor antagonist (This anti-anti-sigma factor, or anti-sigma factor antagonist, belongs to a family that includes characterized members SpoIIAA, RsbV, RsfA, and RsfB.), which translates to MSSDPTPPATEYLRVRTDRGRTVLELHGEIDIAAAVEIIPHLDAETGRPGARIVIDLRQVEFFDCSGLRLLYRARQRVLDRDGDLRLVCTHPLSLRVLKVTGLARLLPPAPSLDAALEQPDTALERPEAASGTL; encoded by the coding sequence GTGTCGAGCGACCCCACTCCGCCCGCGACCGAGTACCTGCGCGTCCGCACGGACCGCGGCCGCACCGTGCTCGAACTGCACGGCGAGATCGACATCGCGGCGGCCGTGGAGATCATTCCGCACCTCGACGCGGAGACCGGCCGTCCCGGTGCCCGGATCGTGATCGACCTGCGGCAGGTCGAGTTCTTCGACTGCTCGGGCCTCAGGCTGCTCTACCGGGCCCGGCAGCGGGTGCTCGACCGCGACGGCGACCTGCGGCTGGTCTGCACCCATCCGCTCTCCCTGCGCGTCCTCAAGGTCACCGGCCTGGCCCGGCTGCTGCCGCCCGCCCCGTCCCTGGACGCGGCCCTGGAACAGCCGGACACGGCGCTGGAACGGCCCGAGGCCGCGTCCGGCACGTTATGA
- a CDS encoding MarR family winged helix-turn-helix transcriptional regulator — protein sequence MVGTKAPPSLLYMVKQVELVVRSRLDELVKPAGITALQYTSLTVLERHDGLSAAQLARDSFVTAQSVADLVRSLENRGLVRRERNPRNRRELLILLTDEGRELLARYAEPMRDLEERMISDLTAHQADQFRQALSKAWHALS from the coding sequence ATGGTCGGCACCAAGGCACCCCCCTCCCTTCTCTACATGGTCAAGCAGGTCGAGCTGGTTGTCCGCTCACGCCTGGACGAGCTGGTGAAACCGGCCGGAATCACCGCCCTGCAGTACACCTCCCTCACGGTGCTGGAGCGGCACGACGGACTCTCGGCCGCCCAGCTCGCCCGCGACTCGTTCGTCACGGCCCAGTCCGTCGCGGATCTCGTACGCAGCCTGGAGAACCGAGGACTCGTACGCCGGGAGCGCAACCCGCGCAACCGGCGCGAGCTGCTGATCCTGCTGACCGACGAGGGGCGCGAGCTGCTCGCCCGCTACGCGGAACCCATGCGTGACCTGGAGGAACGCATGATCAGCGATCTCACCGCACATCAGGCCGACCAGTTCCGGCAGGCGCTGTCGAAGGCGTGGCACGCGCTGTCGTAG